From the Planctomycetota bacterium genome, the window TCACGGCAACCGTCGCGGCGTGGGTCTTGGCCGCCCGGATCAACGCGAGGTGGCCCTCGTGGAGCGCCCCCATCGTCGGCACGAACGCCACGTTGCCGCACTCGGCCCGCAGTCTCCGAAACTCCGCAATCTTCTCCGCGACCTGCATGGCCGCACGTTACGCATTCGCCGGCAGGCCCGACAGCAACTCTGCGACGGTCCGTCCGAACACTGGGTGTCGCCAGTCCGGCGCGATTTCCGCCAGCGGGTGCAGCACGAACCGCCGCTCGTGCAGCCGTGGGTGTGGCACAGTGAGATTCGGCTCGTCGACAATCAGGTCGTCGTACAACAGCAGGTCGAGATCGAGTGTCCGCGGAGCGTTGGGGAAGGGGCGCTCGCGGTGGAGGTCCGACTCGATGCGGTGCAACTTAGCGAGCAGTTCACGGGGTGAGCGGTCGGTTTCAATGACGGCCGCGGCGTTGAGAAAGTCCGGCGCGTCGGCCGGCCCGCCGACGCTGGGGTTCTCGAAGTTCGTGCTCACCGACACCGGCGCGAGCACGTCGAGCGCCGCTCGGATGTGCGCCGCCCGGTCACCGAGATTCGAGCCGAGTCCGATCGCTGCACGGGACATTCGCGAAGTCTACCGCAGACGAACGACGGTTTCGTGGTCGACGTGATCGCCGAAGCGATGGAACCGCGTCACGAGCTCGACCCGACCGCCGGGCCGGCAGATCAGGTCCGGCAGCGAACGCTGTGCGCGTGAGAAGAACAGCTGGCTGTCCGGCAGCGGGTTGCCGGCGTGATCGACGAAATGCCGCGCGGGGTCCGCGTTGCTCTGCCAGCGGAGCGTGCCGTCCTGGTAGGTGATCCGTACCTTGTGCCGGTCGGCGAAGCGGCGTAGTTCGCCGGCATTCTTGAACGTGATGCCGTTGCCGTGCAGCAGCCGGATCATGTCGGCGCGGATGCGTTGGTGTTCCAGCGCGGTCGCCTCGGCGGTGGGGCGGAGTTGGTTGCAGTACTGGAGGAACGCCGACTGCATCGGCCGGTAGTCGTCACCGAAGCTCCGCCGCATCGCGACGTCGGCCCCGTAGCCGGCGTGCATGAGCTTGAGCGCGTGGAGCAGACGCCGCCGCAGCCGGTGGTCGCCGCCTTGCTCGTCATACACGAGAAAGTGTGCCGCGGCCCACGCGAGGTTGTACTGCATCGCCGAC encodes:
- the folK gene encoding 2-amino-4-hydroxy-6-hydroxymethyldihydropteridine diphosphokinase, whose translation is MSRAAIGLGSNLGDRAAHIRAALDVLAPVSVSTNFENPSVGGPADAPDFLNAAAVIETDRSPRELLAKLHRIESDLHRERPFPNAPRTLDLDLLLYDDLIVDEPNLTVPHPRLHERRFVLHPLAEIAPDWRHPVFGRTVAELLSGLPANA